Below is a window of Clostridium sp. JN-1 DNA.
TCTCTATGCCAGCAGGGCTGTGAAAAAAGCGATGATCTAAATACTATCAAATAATTCTACTGTAAATACTCATAAACCTTTATAATCCAAAGGACTATCGTCCTATAAACTTTTTAAGTGCTAAACTTCTGTAAGTTAGCAATGTTTCGCTTTAGCGAAACGAGTTATCAAAAATTTAATTAAAGATTTTTAGCAGCGCAGCGGAGAAAAATCCTCCTTCTCTGTCCTTTGTCCTCTGTCCTCTGTTTTTGTGTCCTTTAAAAAATGCATTGCATTTTTAGCAAATTGCAGCTGCATAGTGCTATACTAAAAGGTATAAATTGTTATTAAAGTTAGGAGTGTGTTTGTTATGAAGAAGGCTTTAGTTTTATTTGCAGATGGTTTTGAAGAAATTGAAGCGCTGACAGTAGTGGATGTGCTTAGAAGAGGTGAGGTTGACTGCCTAATGTGTTCTACAAGTGATACAAAGTGCGTTAAAGGAGCACATGATGTAAATATACAATGTAATATATTGCTAAAACAAGTTAATCCAAGTGATTATGGAGCACTTATTATACCAGGTGGAATGCCGGGAGCTGAAAATTTAAGAGATAATGATGAAGTTATAAATTTAGTGAAAAGATTCAACAGCGAAAATAAGATTTTAGGAGCAATATGTGCAGGACCAATAGTATTTGAAAAGGCAGGAGTATTAAAAGAAATAAGTGCAACTTCATATCCTGGATTTAAAGATAAATTACATGCAGGTAAATATATAGAAAATAAGGTAGTTGTACAAGATAAAAATATAATAACTAGTAGAGGACCTGCAACAGCACCGTATTTCGCATTTAAGATATTGGAAAACTTAACAGACAAAGATACTGCGGACAATATAAAAAATGATATGCTTATAAGTTTCGTAGAAAATGTAATTTAAGTAAAAAGTTTTTATGAGCTTATTATTAAATGAATTAAAAAAATTATGGTGAAATTGAATAAGATATGATTTTAACAACTGTTTATAAGCATATACTTGCTGCAAATAATATTTGACTTTATTTGCAGCAAGTATTTTTATTTAACATATTTTACTGCATTTTTATGCCTTAAACGTGTATAAGTTAAATTGTATAATGCGTAATTTGATAAACTTAAAATATACTTAATATTATGAATATATGCATTTTAACTCTATAATTAGTAACTTAAAAAAAAAACGATAAACATAAATGTCATGTGATTAAATTAAATTTTTTAAAGTAAAATGAGTTAAGAGTGTCATAAAAAGCATTATGATAAAAACATAGAATAATATATAATCATTCATTATTAAAACAAAGCTTAAGTATTATGCTTTTAGAGGTGTGAATGATGGAAATAAAATTAGGAAAATTGCTCATAGGGAAAAGTTTAAAAACAGATCAATTAAAAAGTCAAAAGTTCAACGTATTTTGGGGACTCCCTATTATGTCTAGTGATGCTATATCATCAGTAGCTTATGCTGGAGAAGAAATTTTAATTGTTCTTATACCTGTTCTCGGATTGATGTCATATAAATATATGTTTTATGCTTCAATGTGTATAGTAACCTTAATGTTTATTCTAGTGTTTTCTTATAGACAAACTATAGATAGTTATCCAAATGGCGGGGGATCTTATATAGTTGCTAAGGATAATTTAGGAACAACAGCTGGTCTTGTAGCAGGCTCAGCTCTATCAATAGACTATGTACTTACAGTTGCTGTTAGCAGCTGCGCAGGAACAGCAGCAATAACTTCTGCAGTACCATCGCTGCTGCCTTACAGGGTTATTATTACTATACTTCTCATAATGTTTATAACTATTGGCAACTTAAGAGGAATAAGAGAATCATCGAGAATGTTTGGAATACCTACTTATTTATTTGTACTTTCCATACTTGCAATGCTTATAACTGGTATTGTTAAAGTAAATGTGTATGGATATATTCCTCAGCCGCTTTATACAATACCAAAAGCTGCAGGTGATATAAGTTTATTTTTATTTTTAAGAGCGTTTGCCTCAGGGTGTACAGCCTTAACTGGAGTAGAAGCTGTTAGCAATGGTGTCCCAAATTTTAAAGAACCTTCACAAAAAAATGCAAAAAGGGTACTTGAATTACTTGCACTAATTATATTAATTATGTTTGGAGGAATATCTTATTTGGCAACCTTGTATCATGCAGTTCCAAACCCTAATGTAACGGTTGTTGCACAAATTGCAAAACAAGTTTTTGGACAAACAGGAATAATGTTTTATGTAGTTCAAATTACAACAGCAATAATATTAGTTATGGCAACTAATACAGCTTTTTCAGGACTACCTTTGTTATTTGCACTTATGGCTAAGGATGGATTTTTGCCGAGACAGTTTTCAAAAAGAGGAAAAAGACTTAGTTTTTCAAATGGTATTATAGTTTTAGGTGTACTTGCATGTTTGTTAGTTATTATTTCTAATGGTGATGATCATGTACTATTATCAATGTATGCTGTAGGAGTTTTCATTTCATTTACATTGTCACAATCTGGAATGTTTGTGAGATGGATTAGAAATAAGGGTAAAGGCTGGAGACATAAGGCAGCTATAAATGGTTTCGGAGCATTAGTAACTTTTACTACAGTAGTAATATTAGGTATAACAAAATTTAAGGCTGGTGCATGGATAATCTTAATATTAATACCTGTTATGATAATTGTAATGAGCAAAATAAAGGAACATTATACAAAGGTAGCCAAACAGTTGAAATTAAGCCTTAATGAAAAACCTAAAGAAATAAATTTTGCAGAACAAAAAAGATACGTAATCGTACCAATAGACACTTTAAATAGATCATTTTTAAAAGCATTAAATTATGCTAGAACCATATCGGATAATATAATAGTATTTCATGTATCGGTAGATGATGAAGCCACAGATAGATTATTAAATAAATGGGATAAATATAATATTGGAATTCCTATTGTAGTTAAAAAGTCTCCTTATAGAAGTATACTTGGACCGCTAGTTAAATTTATAGAATCAGAGGAATATACTGCAGGAAAAAATGATACTATAACTGTAGTGCTGCCTCAGTTTGTAGTTAAAAAGTGGTGGGGTAATATACTGCATAATCAAACAGCTTTATTTATAAAAACTATGCTTGTTAGAAGAAGGAATATAGCTATAGTTACGATACCTTATATAATTAATGAATAGAAAGAGAGGCAAACCCTCTCTTTTTTGTTGTATAATTTAAAATTAAGAGTTAAAAATTTATATAGGAGTGTAATAGTTATGAAAAAGGTTATTTTAGATAATGGAATAGTTTTAATATATGAATATAGACCTTCAGAATTGACTTCTTTTTGTATAGGATTTAATGCAGGGGCTTTAGAGGAAAAAGACAAGTTTAATTGGGGAACAGCACATGTAGTAGAACATATGATATCAAAAGGTACTAAAAAAAGAAGTGAAAAAGTTATAAATGAATTGTGTGATAGAATATTTGGATTTGAAAATGCTATGACTAATTTTTCATATGTTGTATATTATGGAACTTGTTTATCTCAAAACTTTAAAAGCGGTTTTGAAGTATACTCTGATATATTGTTAAATCCACTTTTTTCTGAGGTTGGATTTAGTGAAGAAATGAATGTGATATCACAAGAGCTAAAAGAGTGGAAAGAAAACATATATCAATATTGCGAAGATTTGGCATTATACAATGCATTTTTGAAAAAGAGAATAAGGATACCCATAATTGGAGAGGAAAACAGTATAAGGTCAATAACTTTAGATGATATAAGGAAGTTTTATGAAACTTATTATGCTCCTCAAAATTGTGTTATAAGCGTATGTTCTTCTTTAAAGTTTGAAGACGTATTAGACGTTGTAAATAAGTATATTGGCAGTTGGAAAAGAGATTTTAGCGGCATAAATCCATGTATATATGAAAAAAATAAGGCTGGTACTTTTGCCCAAAGGTTAGACGGAGTAAAAGGAGCTAAAATCCAATATATTTTTTCAATAGATGATTTGAATTTAAAGGAATTTAAAAATTTAAACTTATTTAATACAGCTTTTGGAGATGGATTAAGCAGTATACTATTTGATGAAATAAGGACAAATTATGGTCTTGCATACGATGTCGCAAGCAGAATAAATTACGATAGGGGAAGTAAATTTTTTACTATAACAATGGGAACGTCCAGTCAAAATGTAGAAATGGCTTTAAAATTAACAAATTCTAAAATTGAACAGATAAAAAATGATGATAAATTTTTTATTAGGGAAAAAATAAGTTATTTAAATGATAGAATAAAGCTAAAAAAACAATTGAGACTTGAGAAGGCAATTCAACTTTGCAAGGATCTAACTTGCTGTGAATTGATGTATAATTCAGCAGAGCTTGTATACAAACAAACACAAGGTCTTGATAAAGTAAATTCATGTCAAATACTTGAGACTATAAACAAAGTTTTAAATGGTGCTGCAGTACAAATAATATTCACCCCAGGGGTGTAAATTTTTCCAAAAGGTTTTTCTTAAGCGCAGCCGGAGAAAAATCAACCTTCTTTGTCCTCTGTCCTCTAAAAAATGTTTTACATTTTTAACATATTATGAATTACAGTTGTATATATGGAAAGTATATCAATTTTGGATTATAATGTATTTGGTCAGCGTATTAGTAAATATATTTAAGTTTTATATTTTGATTTAGTATTTTTAATGTGAAAGAGGAAATATATGAGCAAGTGGATGATAAAAAATAAAAAATGCAATATAAAGAGAATTTGCAGCGCTATAAATGAAAACGAAACAGTAATTAAGATAATGCTAAATAGAAATATCTACACACTAAATGGAATGAAACATTTTTTAAAACCATCATTTGATGATTTACATGACCCGTTGGAAATGAAAGATATTGGAAAAGCAGTTGATATAATAATTAATAGTATAAATAAAAAATTAAAAATATTAGCTATAAGCGATTATGATGTCGATGGAATAATGAGTGTATTTATACTTTGCAGTGCAATAGAGGATTGCGGAGGAAGTATTGAATACTATATTCCCGATAGAGTTACTGAAGGATACGGCATAAATAAAAGCATAATAGATAAAGCATATAAGGGAAATTATGATGTTATTATAACGTGTGATAATGGAATTGCAGCTATTGAGCAAATTAAGTATGCAAAAGAATTAGGAATAACAGTAATTGTTACAGATCATCATGATATACCCTTTGTAGAAGATGAATTTCAAAATAGAAAGTACATAGTGCCAGATGCTGATGCTGTGGTAAATCCTAAACAGTTTGATTGTAAATATCCATTTAAGTCATTGTGCGGTGCAGGAATAGTTTTTAAATTTGTACAATTGCTTTATAATAAAATTAAAGGGAAAAAACAAGAAGCTGATAAGTTTATTGAGTATGCAGCTATTGCTACTATTTGTGATGTAGTAGATTTAGCAGATGAAAACAGATTTATTGTAAAATATGGACTAAGCTTACTTAATAATACCAAAAATTTAGGGCTAAAGGCATTAAAAGAGATTACTGGAGTTAGCGGCAAGAAAATGAACTCGTATATAATAGGATTTATAATAGGTCCGTGCTTCAATGCTGCTGGAAGATTGGAACATGCATCTACGTCATTGAAATTGCTTTTGTCTGATAGTGAAAGCAAAGCAAAAGAGTTAGCACTTAAGTTATATGAACTAAATAAAGAAAGACAAAGTATGACAAGTGCTGGAGTAGATGAAGCTGTAAAATACATAGAGAATTCTTGCACTGCGAATAATAAGGTGTTAGTTATTTATCTACCAGAACTTCATGAGAGTATTGCTGGAATAGTTGCTGGGAGAATAAGGGAAATATATAATTTGCCAGCAATTTTGCTTACTAAAGGGATGAACGGTGTAAAGGGATCTGGAAGATCTATTGACGGCTATAACATGTTTGAAGAATTATTAAAATGTAAGGATTTGCTGGAGAAGTTTGGTGGACATCCTATGGCTGCAGGTTTATCTCTAAAACAGTCAAACATAAAAACACTTACAAAAATGTTAAATGACAACTGCAGGTTAAAAGATGAAGATGTTATTCCTAGAATAACTATAGATTGTCAGCTGCCATTTAAAAAGATAACATTAGAATTTGCTAAAAAGATAAGAAGTTTAGAACCATTTGGAAAGGGAAATCCCAGACCTATATTTGCAGAAAAAGGTGTGAATATAATAAATATAACTACTTTAGGTAAGAAGCATAACGTATTAAAGTTAGCATTAAGGAAAGATAGTGTATGGTTAAATGCAGTAATGTTTGAAGGTTTAGAAGAATTTAAAAAGTTAATAGGTAATGAAAATAACTTAAATCGTATAAAATTTGATATTGTATTTTACGTAAGCATTAACGAATATATGGGAAATGAGTATCTTCAATTACAGATAAAAGAGTTGAGAAAATCTATTTCGCAGTATTAAAATGCATAATTTATTTTTGATATATTTATTTATATTTTAACTAAACTTAGACAGGAGAAAGTATAAATGAAAGATGAAAGAGAAAAATTTTTGGAACTTTCAACAGAACTAAATACTAAATGTAATATTATAGAGATACTTAGAAATAAGGAAAAAGAACATTTAATGTACTTAAAAGATGTTATAAATAACATATCAGAGGGTATAGTAGTTTTTGATTCCAATGAAAAAATAAGTTTATGCAATAAAGCTGTATCTAAAATATTGGGCTTAACGGTTTTGGAGTTAGTAAATAAGCTGAGACTATTTGAAAAATATTATATCTATCTAGAAAATTACGGAAGGGGAAGCCAAGAGGATGCTGTAGAACTTTATAATAAATATATGAAAAATAAAAAGCCCATGAAAAATATTGTGCTTAAGCTCAGAGAAAAATCTTCCCTTAATGATAAGTATTTAGAACTAAATAGTAATCCCATAATAAAGAACAATGAACTAGCCTATACAATTCTTACAATAAAGGATGTTACTGAAAAAAGAGTTCACCGGATAAATTCACAAAAACAAGCCAAGTTTGTGAAAAATGTAGTCGATACAGTAGAAGTTCCAATAGCTGTGGTAGAATATCCTAAAATGAAGTACAAGCTCACTAATAAAAAATATGAGCAGATAATTAGATGTCAATCTAAATCAAATAAAACTTTGATCTTTGATAGTAAAAAACCCAAGTATATAAATTATAATTTATGTAAGATATTACAAGGCACAGCCTGTAACTATAAAACATATACCGTAAATCCATACAGTACAAAGGACAAAAATGGAAGTGAAAGATTTTACAAGCTAAAGTTTATACCGTATAAAAATAATGATAATAGCATTAATATACACATACATGGTTCTGATATAACTGAAGAAGTAAACCATAATATTGAACTTGAAAAGGTAACAAAACTAAAAGATGAATTCTTTACAATTATATCTCATGAATTAAGAACCCCACTTACCATAATATATTCCTCAATTCAATTAGCTTATGATGTATATAAAGACGAAATAACACCTAATATGGGGAAAACACTTTTTAGAATAAATCAAAATTGCAGTAGATTACTCAAACTTACCAATAATATACTAGATATATCAAAAGCAGAAGCCGGTTTTTTGACTTTAAACAATTCAGATTTTGATATAGTTTATATAAGTGAAACTATTGTAAATTCTGTAAATGAATACGCAGTTAGTAGAGACATAGAATTGATATTTGATACTAATCAGGAAGAGTGCAGTGTGAAAATGGACAAGGATAAGTATGAAAAGATACTGCTTAACTTGCTTTCAAATGCTATAAAATTTACTCCAGAAGGTAAGAGAATACTAGTATCACTAGATATAGAGGAAAACATTTTTTATCTAAGTGTGAAAGACTCTGGTGTTGGAATAGCTGATGATAAAATAAGTCATATTTTTGATAGATTTGCTCAAATTAATAGTTCACTATCTAGGAGGGCAGAGGGTACTGGCATAGGCCTTGCCTTAGTAAAAAAATTGGTAGAACTCATGGATGGAAAAATTACAGTTAAGAGTAAATTGGGAAAAGGAACAGAGTTTGTAATTAAATTAAAAAAAATAAATGCAGAAACAAATGGAAGCAAAAGTTGTGTTATTTTGGCAGAAGATATCAAGGATAGAATAAATATAGAGTTTTCAGATATAAATTAAGAGAGAATACAAAATTTTGTATTCTCTCTACTGTTGTTATAATCTTTTTTCGTAGTCTTCAACCATCCTCTTAACCATTTCTCCGCCTACAGAACCACATTGTCTTGATGTTAAGTCACCATTATAATCGGAAAATGGTACATCTAGCTCATCTGCAACTTCCATTTTAAAATTATCTAATGCTTCCCTAGCTTCTGGTACTAATTTGTTTGATCTATTTGACACAGCGATTACCTCCTCTTTTTAGTTTTAAAGTAATTAAGGTGGATAAACTCTGATGTCTTGTTAAAATAATTTTAAAAATTTGTTTTATTAACTAGATCATTATTATATTAACCACCTTCAAAAATAATATTCACCCCAGGGGTGTAAATTTTTCCATTATGAATTGCAGTTCAAAAAATAATTTATAATTTAAATTTTATTTGTTTATTTAAAAAAAAGTAGTATTATAATTAAGGAGAAATATATTTTGTGGTTAGCTTATATTTAAGGTATATCCACCAAATCGTTGATTTAGTAATTATTAACTATTAATTGTTAAAAGGGGTGCAGTAATTGAAAAAGATAATAATGACAGGTGGGGGTTCAGCTGGACACGTAACACCAAATTTAGCTTTAATCCCTAAGTTAAAGAAGATGGGATACGAAGTTCAGTATATAGGTACTGAAGATGGTATAGAGAGAAAAATAATTGAGAAACAGAACATAAAATATCATGTCATATCCAGTGGAAAATTGAGAAGATACTTCGATGTAAAAAACTTTACAGATCCATTTAAGGTTTTAAAAGGTATAATTCAATCTACACTTATAATAAAAAGAGAAAAACCCAATATAGTGTTCTCAAAAGGGGGATTTGTCTCAGTACCAGTTGTTATTGGAGCTAATTTTAATAAGGTTCCAGTTATTGCCCATGAATCTGATATTACTCCAGGACTTGCAAATAAGCTGTCAGTCCCATATTGTACTAAGGTTTGTGTAACTTTTCCCGAATCTCAAAAATATATAAAAGATAATAAGGCTGTACTTACAGGTACACCTATAAGGGAAGAACTCATAAATGGAAGCAGTATACTAGGTAAACGAATATGTGGATTTGAAGATAAAAAGCCTGTGCTGCTTGTAATAGGCGGAAGTTTAGGCTCTAAATTTATAAATGATACTATAAGAGAATGTATTGATAAATTAACAAGAGATTATAATGTAGTTCATATATGCGGAAAAAACAACATAGATAATAATTTAAAAAATAAAAAAGGGTATGTACAATTTGAATATGTAAATGAAGAATTGCCCCATATAATGAATTCAGCAGATTTAGTTATATCAAGAGCTGGAGCAAATGTAATATTTGAACTGCTGGCATTAAAAAAGCCTAATATTCTAATACCTCTTTCTAAAAAGTCAAGTAGAGGAGATCAAATTTTAGATGCAAGGTCTTTTGAAAAAAGTGGTTACAGTATGGTTTTACAGGAAGATGGTTTAGATGGAAAATTGCTTATAGATAAATTAGCAGAATTACAAAAAAATAGGGCAAAATATGTTAAAAATATGGAATCTAGTTCTATAAAAAATGGAGTTGATAAAATTATAGAATTGATAAATAGATATTCAATCTAAAAAATCTTAATTTGAATTTTAAGGTGTATATTACTGGTACTAAATGACTTAAATTAAACAATTTTTGAGAAACGTGCAATAAAACTTTGCAAAATTAATTTATATTTTCTATAACTTTTAAAATTAAGTTTTACATATAACAAATTTTGTTGTATAGTAAAAATAGAAGATAAATTTATTTGGATATTAAGTAATTTTGGTGTATGTTTACGTTTTTTGTGCCTAGAATGGTATAAAGGTCTTACCATGTTTAAGTAAACGCAAACACTATTAAAATAAGTTAGAAAAAGTTGTCATTTTTAAAATCAGTATATCAAAAAAAGATTATAAGAATTATGCTTAAATACTGCATAATCTTATTTATAAATTTTCTTAAATATAATAGAAAGAAGGGAAATTTTTTATGAGAAAAATGAAGACTATGGATGGAAACACTGCTGCAGCACATATTTCATATGCATTTACTGATGTAGCAGCTATTTATCCAATAACTCCTTCATCACCAATGGCAGAACACGTTGATGAGTGGGTATCCCAAGGAAGAAAGAATATTTTTGGACAAACTGTAAAGGTTATGGAAATGCAATCAGAAGCAGGTGCCGCTGGTGCAGTACATGGTTCATTACAAGCAGGAGCATTAACTACTACATATACTGCATCACAAGGTTTCTTATTAATGATACCTAATCTTTATAAAATAGCTGGAGAACTTTTACCTGGAGTATTCCACGTAACAGCAAGAGCTTTAGCTGCTAATTCACTTAATATATTTGGAGATCATCAAGATGTAATGGCTGCAAGACAAACAGGATGTGCCCTTCTTGCTGAAAGTTCAGTACAGCAAGTTATGGATTTATCTGCAGTAGCTCATCTAGCAGCAATAAAAGGAAGAGTTCCATTCATTAACTTCTTTGATGGATTTAGAACTTCACATGAAATTCAAAAAATAGAAGTATTAGAATATGATGAGTTAGCTAAATTAGTTGATATGGATGCTGTAAATGCATTTAGAAGACATGGTTTAAATCCAGACCATCCAGTAACTAGAGGAACAGCTCAAAACCCAGATATATACTTCCAGGAAAGAGAAGTAAGTAATAAATTCTATGAAAAACTTCCAGAAATCGTTGAAAATTACATGAAAGAAATAACTAAATTAACTGGAAGAGAATATCATCTATTTAATTATTATGGAGCACCAGATGCTGATAGAATGATAATAGCAATGGGTTCCGTATGTGATGTTGTAGAAGAAACAATAGATTATCTAAGAGCTAAGGGAGAAAAAGTTGGTCTACTTACAGTTCACTTATATAGACCATTCTCATTAGAACATTTCTTTAAATATATACCAAAGACAGTTAAGAAGATTGCTGTTCTTGATAGAACTAAGGAACCAGGATCAGCTGGAGAACCTTTATACTTAGATGTTAAGAATGCATTCTATGGAAAAGAAAATCAACCAGTAATAGTTGGAGGAAGATATGGATTAGGATCAAAAGATACTGTTCCAGCTCATATTTTACCAATATTTGAAAATTTAAAATCAAATAATCCAAAGAATGGATTTACAGTTGCAATAGTTGATGATGTAACTAATACTTCACTTCCAGTAGGAGAAGATATAGATACAACACCAGAAGGAACTACAGCTTGTAAGTTCTGGGGATTAGGATCAGATGGTACTGTTGGTGCAAACAAGAGTGCTATAAAGATCATTGGAGATCATACAGACATGTATGCTCAAGGATACTTTGCATATGATTCAAAAAAATCTGGCGGTATAACAGTTTCTCACTTAAGATTTGGTAAGAAACCAATTAAATCTCCATATTTAATAAACAAAGCTGATTTTATAGCTTGTCATAAACAATCATATGTTTATAAATACAATGTATTAGAAGGATTAAAGAAGGGTGGTAAGTTCTTACTTAACACTACTTGTAGTCCAGAAGTAGTAGAAGAAAAATTACCAGCATCAATGAAGAGATATATTGCTAATAACAATATTGAATTCTATATATTAAATGCTGTTAAAATAGCTCAAGAAATAGGTCTTGGCGGAAGAGTAAACATGATATGCCAAGCTGCATTCTTCAAGATTGCAAACATCATTCCAGTAGAAGATGCTGTTAAATACTTAAAACAGGCTGTTGTAAC
It encodes the following:
- the nifJ gene encoding pyruvate:ferredoxin (flavodoxin) oxidoreductase, giving the protein MRKMKTMDGNTAAAHISYAFTDVAAIYPITPSSPMAEHVDEWVSQGRKNIFGQTVKVMEMQSEAGAAGAVHGSLQAGALTTTYTASQGFLLMIPNLYKIAGELLPGVFHVTARALAANSLNIFGDHQDVMAARQTGCALLAESSVQQVMDLSAVAHLAAIKGRVPFINFFDGFRTSHEIQKIEVLEYDELAKLVDMDAVNAFRRHGLNPDHPVTRGTAQNPDIYFQEREVSNKFYEKLPEIVENYMKEITKLTGREYHLFNYYGAPDADRMIIAMGSVCDVVEETIDYLRAKGEKVGLLTVHLYRPFSLEHFFKYIPKTVKKIAVLDRTKEPGSAGEPLYLDVKNAFYGKENQPVIVGGRYGLGSKDTVPAHILPIFENLKSNNPKNGFTVAIVDDVTNTSLPVGEDIDTTPEGTTACKFWGLGSDGTVGANKSAIKIIGDHTDMYAQGYFAYDSKKSGGITVSHLRFGKKPIKSPYLINKADFIACHKQSYVYKYNVLEGLKKGGKFLLNTTCSPEVVEEKLPASMKRYIANNNIEFYILNAVKIAQEIGLGGRVNMICQAAFFKIANIIPVEDAVKYLKQAVVTNYGKKGQKVVDMNNAAIDQGVGAIVKINVPDSWKDAVDAEAAAAVDAPEFVKNILQPMNRQDGDKLPVSAFVGMEDGTFPAGTAAYEKRGIAINVPEWQMDKCIQCNQCSFICPHAAIRPVLLNEEEVKNAPKGFAAKDASGAKGLKFTMAVSPLDCTGCGNCAQVCPAKDKALVMKPLETQADKAAAWDYAMGVSPKANPMNKFSVKGSQFEKPLLEFSGSCGGCGETPYAKIVTQLFGDRMMIANATGCSSIWGASAPAMPYTKNNEGHGPAWANSLFEDNAEFGLGMFLGVKQVRDRLVDKAKEAVESGKVSAELKDALNDWTSNINEGEGTRERANKLTALLEKEKGNDKAVEELYTNKDFLVKRSQWIFGGDGWAYDIGYGGLDHVLASGEDVNVLVFDTEVYSNTGGQSSKSTPAAAVAKFASSGKKTKKKDLGMMAMSYGYVYVAQVSMGADKNQTLKALKEAEAYKGPSLVICYAPCINHGLKAGMGCSQLESKKAVDCGYWALYRFNPELKSEGKNPFALDSKEPTGNFRDFLMGEVRYSSLAKQFPGQAEALFEKTQKDAQERLEGYKKLANK